The following proteins are co-located in the Deltaproteobacteria bacterium genome:
- a CDS encoding glycosyltransferase family 1 protein translates to MRVCILTVGSRGDVQPYVALARGLERAGHRTAVCASPAYRSFVESHGVEYACVDTGDPQVLLRSPEGQAIFRSTRNPLALLQGLCRLLEPVLEKGYAQACQVSADADALLVAPGALPIAQALNESRDLPFASAFLQPNHPTREFGCWLFPEVPAWLPFHGRLRRGSYRLTWQMLYRIVRGANDAARRNVLGLGPGVNPFAEMLRERWPTLYGISSSVLPRPADWGPELELTGYWFLDRPSGWRPPSVLEEFLASGPKPICVGFGSMPSADPEQTTQLFARALARAGQRGILLTGWGGLAATELAKGVLAIDAAPHDWLFPRVAAVVHHGGAGTTAAALRAGAPAMVIPFIADQRFWGARVAALGAGLGPVARRGLSPESLATALRELVENPAYRERAASIARALASEDGPARAVAALPF, encoded by the coding sequence ATGCGCGTCTGCATCCTCACGGTGGGCTCGAGAGGCGACGTGCAGCCGTACGTGGCCCTGGCTCGGGGTCTCGAGCGCGCCGGACACCGAACCGCGGTCTGCGCATCGCCCGCCTACCGGAGCTTCGTCGAGTCCCACGGCGTCGAGTACGCCTGCGTCGACACGGGCGACCCGCAGGTGCTGCTGCGCTCGCCCGAGGGCCAGGCGATCTTCCGCTCGACGCGAAATCCGCTCGCGCTGCTGCAGGGGCTCTGCCGGCTGCTCGAGCCGGTGCTCGAGAAGGGCTACGCCCAGGCGTGTCAGGTCAGCGCCGATGCCGATGCGCTGCTCGTCGCACCGGGCGCGCTGCCGATCGCGCAGGCCCTGAACGAGAGCCGCGACCTCCCGTTCGCGAGCGCATTCCTGCAGCCCAATCATCCGACTCGGGAGTTCGGCTGCTGGCTGTTTCCCGAGGTCCCCGCATGGCTGCCGTTTCACGGTCGTCTGCGCCGCGGGAGCTATCGGCTCACCTGGCAGATGCTGTACCGGATCGTGCGCGGGGCCAACGACGCGGCGCGCAGGAACGTGCTCGGCCTCGGACCCGGCGTGAACCCCTTCGCCGAGATGCTGCGGGAGCGCTGGCCGACGCTGTACGGGATCAGCAGCTCGGTCCTGCCCCGCCCCGCCGACTGGGGGCCTGAGCTCGAGCTCACCGGCTACTGGTTCCTGGACCGCCCGTCCGGCTGGCGACCGCCGAGCGTGCTCGAGGAGTTCCTGGCCTCCGGACCGAAACCGATCTGTGTCGGATTCGGCAGCATGCCGTCCGCGGATCCCGAGCAGACGACGCAGCTCTTCGCCCGCGCGCTCGCGCGAGCCGGCCAGCGCGGGATCCTGCTCACCGGCTGGGGCGGCCTGGCGGCGACGGAGCTCGCCAAAGGCGTGCTCGCGATCGACGCCGCTCCGCACGACTGGCTGTTTCCGCGTGTCGCGGCCGTCGTGCATCACGGGGGCGCGGGAACCACCGCGGCCGCGCTTCGCGCGGGCGCGCCGGCCATGGTGATCCCGTTCATCGCCGACCAGCGCTTCTGGGGCGCGCGCGTCGCGGCGCTGGGCGCGGGGCTCGGGCCCGTCGCGCGCCGGGGGCTCTCGCCAGAATCCCTCGCGACCGCGCTTCGAGAGCTGGTCGAGAACCCGGCCTACCGCGAGCGTGCCGCCAGCATCGCTAGAGCCCTCGCGAGCGAGGACGGCCCGGCGCGCGCGGTCGCCGCCCTTCCGTTCTGA
- a CDS encoding SDR family NAD(P)-dependent oxidoreductase, whose product MGARRGPVLVTGANSGIGLASALRFASRGWETWGTVRSEAKADELRAAARSAGCLELVRPLVLDVSDHERVVELWKELPDFYAVVNNAGYSQTGAVEEVTAAQARAQLPVNLIAPAIVASCALPGMRRLGGGRIVMVSSVAGRAAVLPLNGWYHASKFGLEALSDVLRVEVASFGVAVSIVEPGFFKTGITGRAREMASRGAEHRDSKYASAYERMDGWIALIERFAPPASVVAFAIVSAVESRFPLQRYVVGLDALAAIVGEAIAPRRLTDLAMRLAANLSAKS is encoded by the coding sequence ATGGGCGCCAGGCGCGGACCCGTGTTGGTGACGGGCGCGAACTCGGGAATCGGGCTCGCGAGCGCGCTTCGCTTCGCGTCGCGCGGCTGGGAGACCTGGGGCACCGTGCGCTCCGAAGCCAAGGCCGACGAGCTGCGCGCCGCAGCGAGATCGGCGGGCTGCCTCGAGCTCGTGCGCCCGCTTGTGCTCGACGTCTCGGATCACGAACGCGTCGTCGAGCTGTGGAAGGAGCTGCCCGACTTCTACGCGGTCGTGAACAACGCGGGGTACTCGCAGACCGGCGCCGTCGAGGAGGTCACGGCGGCGCAGGCGCGCGCGCAGCTCCCCGTGAATCTGATCGCACCCGCGATCGTCGCGAGCTGCGCGCTGCCGGGAATGCGGCGACTCGGGGGCGGACGGATCGTGATGGTCTCTTCCGTCGCCGGACGCGCCGCGGTGCTGCCGCTGAACGGCTGGTATCACGCCTCGAAGTTCGGGCTGGAGGCGCTCTCCGACGTGCTTCGCGTCGAGGTCGCGTCGTTCGGGGTCGCGGTCTCGATCGTCGAGCCGGGCTTCTTCAAGACCGGGATCACCGGTCGCGCGCGAGAGATGGCATCTCGGGGCGCGGAGCACCGCGATTCGAAGTACGCGTCCGCGTACGAGCGGATGGACGGCTGGATCGCTCTGATCGAGCGCTTCGCTCCGCCCGCCAGCGTGGTCGCGTTCGCGATCGTGTCGGCGGTCGAGAGCCGCTTCCCGCTGCAGCGCTACGTCGTCGGTCTCGACGCGCTCGCGGCGATCGTCGGCGAGGCGATCGCGCCGCGCCGGCTGACCGACCTGGCCATGCGCCTGGCCGCGAATCTCTCGGCGAAGAGCTAG
- a CDS encoding carboxylesterase/lipase family protein has protein sequence MSKNVATKYGKLAGEEVAGVHVFRGVPFASPPLGALRFAPPQPPAPWRGVREALRAGPAPLQVGASWMTRMRLDVGGRVDEDCLYLNVYTPGIDAARRPVLVFLHGGAFLMGAGSTALYDARRLARRSGIVVVTTNYRLGALGWAHLGLVPGSTLPDAVNLGLQDQMAALAWVRDNIAEFGGDPGNVTLCGQSAGAMSAAALCASGKARATFRRAILQSAAGRSVIDRDEGMNVARIFLAELGKKPETAHELRDVDAARLLKAQASAYRRTFSPLRLMSFMPVVDGAIVGETPLAAIQRGALSDKELLIGTTREEWKLFSLVDGSAVGMREASLIARIGALSDPRELALPDAELASRCFRDAVASDGLATDPAEVWNAFQSTRVFHHPAAQLAEAQARSGGRAFAYLFAWRPPAVGGLIGACHALELPFVFGWTQTPLVRSLTGLSTSARRISLSMQHAWGSFARAGDPSHEGLPGWPGYEPILRSTMSFGRDARVVDAPLEAERRLFESWGRV, from the coding sequence ATGAGCAAGAACGTCGCGACGAAATACGGAAAGCTCGCCGGCGAGGAAGTCGCGGGCGTACACGTGTTTCGCGGCGTGCCGTTCGCGAGCCCGCCGCTGGGCGCGCTGCGTTTCGCACCGCCGCAGCCGCCCGCTCCCTGGCGCGGCGTTCGCGAGGCGCTTCGCGCCGGGCCCGCGCCGCTTCAGGTCGGAGCCTCGTGGATGACGCGGATGCGCCTCGACGTCGGCGGCCGCGTCGACGAGGACTGTCTGTATCTGAACGTCTACACGCCCGGGATCGACGCCGCGCGAAGGCCGGTGCTCGTGTTCCTGCACGGCGGGGCGTTTCTGATGGGAGCGGGCTCGACCGCGCTCTACGACGCCCGCCGACTCGCGCGCCGCTCCGGCATCGTCGTGGTGACGACGAACTACCGGCTCGGCGCGCTCGGCTGGGCGCATCTGGGCCTGGTGCCCGGCTCGACGCTCCCCGACGCGGTGAATCTGGGGCTCCAGGACCAGATGGCGGCGCTGGCCTGGGTGAGGGACAACATCGCGGAGTTCGGCGGCGACCCCGGCAACGTCACCCTCTGCGGACAGTCCGCGGGCGCGATGAGCGCGGCCGCGCTGTGCGCATCAGGGAAGGCGCGCGCGACGTTCCGACGCGCGATCCTGCAGAGCGCCGCGGGGCGCAGCGTGATCGACCGCGACGAGGGCATGAACGTCGCGCGCATCTTCCTCGCCGAGCTCGGCAAGAAGCCCGAGACGGCCCACGAGCTCCGCGACGTCGACGCCGCGCGGCTGCTGAAGGCCCAGGCGAGCGCGTACCGGCGCACGTTCAGCCCGCTGCGCCTGATGTCGTTCATGCCCGTCGTCGACGGCGCGATCGTCGGCGAGACTCCGCTCGCGGCGATCCAGCGGGGCGCGCTCTCGGACAAGGAGCTGCTGATCGGGACCACGCGCGAGGAGTGGAAGCTGTTCTCGCTCGTCGACGGGAGCGCGGTCGGCATGCGCGAGGCGTCGCTGATCGCGCGCATCGGCGCGCTCTCCGATCCGCGCGAGCTCGCGCTGCCCGACGCCGAGCTCGCGAGCCGCTGCTTCCGCGACGCCGTCGCCTCCGACGGTCTCGCGACCGACCCCGCCGAGGTCTGGAACGCCTTCCAGTCCACGCGCGTCTTCCACCATCCGGCCGCGCAGCTCGCCGAGGCGCAGGCGCGCTCGGGCGGGCGCGCGTTCGCGTATCTCTTCGCATGGCGGCCCCCGGCCGTGGGCGGACTGATCGGCGCCTGCCACGCGCTCGAGCTGCCGTTCGTGTTCGGCTGGACGCAGACCCCGCTGGTCCGATCGCTCACGGGCCTGTCGACCTCGGCCCGCCGGATCTCGCTCTCCATGCAACACGCCTGGGGCAGCTTCGCGCGCGCCGGCGATCCGTCCCACGAGGGTCTGCCGGGCTGGCCCGGCTACGAGCCGATCCTGCGCTCGACGATGTCGTTCGGCCGGGATGCGCGCGTCGTCGACGCGCCGCTCGAAGCCGAGCGGCGGCTGTTCGAGTCCTGGGGGAGGGTCTGA
- a CDS encoding wax ester/triacylglycerol synthase family O-acyltransferase, with the protein MRASSTRRSKPSGGCSSPGGGSELPRAGSKAARPVYAVRMPSYRYETLSPQDASFLAAEGPNTPMHIAAAFIAEPGSLRTVHGGIDIERIRAFITGRLHRVPRYRERLAYTPLRGRPIWVDDDHFNAEFHIRHTALPYPGNDDQLKRLIGRLSSQTLDRRRPLWEFWVIEGLDGGARFALFSKVHHAMVDGISGAELVMALMGRSPDESNESPPPFVPRPAPGTRELLAEDLWSAASGPLAGAAKLGELLRADRRSELGRALRSVGDLVSRGLVPASDTPLNAEIGPHRRFECFSLELARIRAVKEKLGGTINDAVLATVAGGLRRFLTRRLLDVGALDFRVSAPVSVRAEGERSAGGNRVSAWIVPLPLGEADPLRRLEHVRATTRERKASNQALGADLLSAVTEWTGTTLLSLGTSVQSIARPHNLIVTNVPGPQIPLYLAGAQLLEAYPIAPLFQHQTVSIALFSYAGNLFWGLNADEERMPDLADLRADLEFAFDELAALAGPGGANPR; encoded by the coding sequence ATGCGCGCGTCGTCGACGCGCCGCTCGAAGCCGAGCGGCGGCTGTTCGAGTCCTGGGGGAGGGTCTGAGCTCCCGCGCGCGGGCTCGAAGGCCGCGCGCCCTGTGTATGCTGTGCGGATGCCGAGCTACCGCTACGAGACGCTCTCGCCGCAGGACGCGTCGTTCCTGGCGGCCGAGGGCCCGAACACGCCGATGCACATCGCCGCGGCGTTCATCGCGGAGCCGGGTTCGCTGCGCACCGTGCACGGCGGGATCGACATCGAGCGGATCCGCGCGTTCATCACCGGGCGACTGCACCGGGTCCCGCGCTACCGCGAGCGGCTGGCCTACACACCTCTGCGTGGACGGCCGATCTGGGTCGACGACGACCATTTCAACGCCGAGTTCCACATCCGGCACACGGCGCTGCCCTACCCGGGCAACGACGACCAGCTCAAGCGCCTGATCGGACGGCTCTCCTCCCAGACGCTCGACCGACGCCGCCCGCTCTGGGAGTTCTGGGTGATCGAAGGCCTCGACGGCGGCGCGCGCTTCGCGCTGTTCTCGAAGGTGCACCACGCGATGGTCGACGGGATCTCGGGCGCGGAGCTCGTGATGGCGCTGATGGGCCGCTCGCCCGACGAGTCGAACGAGAGCCCGCCGCCATTCGTGCCCCGGCCCGCGCCGGGCACGCGCGAGCTTCTGGCCGAAGACCTGTGGAGCGCAGCGTCCGGCCCGCTCGCGGGAGCCGCGAAGCTCGGCGAGCTGCTCCGCGCGGATCGCCGCAGCGAGCTCGGTCGCGCGCTGCGCTCGGTCGGCGATCTGGTCTCGCGCGGACTCGTTCCCGCCTCGGACACGCCGCTCAACGCCGAGATCGGCCCGCACCGCCGCTTCGAGTGCTTCTCGCTCGAGCTCGCGCGCATCCGGGCTGTGAAGGAGAAGCTCGGCGGCACGATCAACGATGCGGTGCTCGCCACGGTGGCCGGCGGGCTGCGCCGCTTCCTGACGCGACGATTGCTGGACGTGGGCGCGCTCGACTTCCGCGTCTCCGCGCCGGTGAGCGTGCGCGCGGAGGGCGAGCGATCTGCCGGAGGGAATCGCGTCTCCGCCTGGATCGTCCCGCTTCCGCTCGGCGAAGCCGACCCGCTGCGGCGACTCGAGCACGTCCGCGCGACCACGCGAGAGCGGAAGGCCTCGAATCAGGCGCTCGGCGCCGACCTGCTCTCGGCGGTCACCGAGTGGACGGGGACGACGCTGCTCTCGCTGGGCACGAGCGTGCAGAGCATCGCCCGCCCGCACAACCTGATCGTGACCAACGTTCCCGGACCGCAGATTCCGCTGTACCTCGCCGGTGCGCAACTGCTCGAGGCCTACCCGATCGCCCCGCTCTTCCAGCACCAGACCGTGAGCATCGCGCTGTTCAGCTACGCCGGGAATCTCTTCTGGGGGCTGAATGCCGACGAGGAGCGGATGCCCGATCTCGCGGATCTGCGCGCGGATCTCGAATTCGCGTTCGACGAGCTGGCGGCACTGGCCGGGCCCGGCGGCGCCAATCCGCGCTAG
- a CDS encoding HAD family hydrolase, whose product MDGTLTVAIHDFDAIRRELGLPEGRPILEEIALRPEREASELFLRLDRIELELAQRACASDGAAALLETLGARSARLGILTRNSHANALETLRVCGLERFFDPACVVGREAAAPKPDPGGIRKLLGDWRAAPAEAVMVGDYRYDLLAGRAAGTATVYVDTSGVFPFAEIADVSVRSLVELIDALA is encoded by the coding sequence ATGGACGGCACGCTGACCGTCGCCATCCACGACTTCGACGCGATCCGGCGGGAGCTCGGGCTGCCGGAGGGAAGGCCGATCCTCGAGGAGATCGCGCTGCGCCCCGAGCGAGAGGCGAGCGAGCTGTTCCTCCGCCTCGATCGGATCGAGCTCGAGCTCGCGCAGCGCGCGTGCGCGTCGGACGGCGCGGCCGCCCTGCTCGAGACACTCGGCGCGCGGAGCGCTCGGCTCGGCATCCTCACCCGCAACAGCCACGCGAACGCCCTCGAGACGCTTCGTGTCTGCGGGCTCGAGCGCTTCTTCGACCCCGCATGCGTCGTCGGCCGCGAGGCCGCCGCTCCGAAGCCGGACCCCGGCGGGATCCGCAAGCTTCTCGGCGACTGGCGCGCCGCGCCGGCCGAGGCCGTGATGGTCGGAGACTACCGCTACGACCTGCTGGCCGGCCGCGCCGCCGGAACCGCGACGGTCTACGTGGACACGAGCGGAGTGTTTCCGTTCGCCGAGATCGCGGACGTCTCGGTTCGTTCGCTGGTCGAGCTGATCGACGCGCTCGCTTGA
- a CDS encoding ferredoxin--NADP reductase yields the protein MTQTSDAKHRFHELVVADVIQETADTRSFAFDVPDVLGELFRYTPGQFLTFEIPWDGLRLHRCYSLSSAPGIDASPKVTVKRVDRGRVSNWMNDRLEKGARIAVKPPEGHFVLRAAEQERPLVMFGGGSGITPILSILKSALANTRRRVKLVYANRDRDSIIFRSELDAWRDRFPDRFEIAHHLDSERGFMHAANAKDHFAGLENADFYICGPAPFMDVVESALEERQAGRGHVFVERFVSPTDPDRVQAPAAAPPPAAVGAPKTFFMTLEGVRSEVPVKPGETLLAAAQRAGFDPSFSCQEGYCGCCIARLRSGKVQMRTHDALNAKDIANRWVLACQSRLEGDDPVEIDFDDSY from the coding sequence ATGACCCAGACCAGCGACGCGAAGCACCGCTTCCACGAGCTCGTGGTGGCCGACGTGATCCAGGAGACGGCCGACACCCGCTCGTTCGCCTTCGACGTGCCCGATGTTCTGGGCGAGCTGTTCCGCTACACCCCCGGCCAGTTCCTCACCTTCGAGATCCCGTGGGACGGGTTGCGCCTGCACCGCTGCTACTCGCTCTCGAGCGCGCCGGGAATCGACGCGAGCCCGAAGGTCACGGTGAAGCGCGTCGATCGCGGGCGTGTCTCGAACTGGATGAACGACCGGCTCGAGAAAGGCGCCCGGATCGCGGTGAAGCCGCCCGAAGGGCACTTCGTGCTCCGCGCCGCGGAGCAGGAGCGGCCGCTCGTGATGTTCGGCGGCGGCAGCGGGATCACGCCGATCCTCTCGATCCTGAAGTCGGCGCTCGCGAACACCCGGCGCCGCGTGAAGCTCGTGTACGCCAACCGCGACCGCGACTCGATCATCTTCAGAAGCGAGCTCGACGCCTGGCGCGATCGCTTCCCCGACCGCTTCGAGATCGCGCATCACCTCGACTCCGAGCGCGGCTTCATGCACGCCGCGAACGCGAAGGATCATTTTGCGGGGCTCGAGAACGCGGATTTCTACATCTGCGGTCCCGCTCCGTTCATGGACGTCGTCGAGAGCGCGCTCGAGGAGCGCCAGGCGGGCCGCGGCCACGTCTTCGTCGAGCGCTTCGTCTCGCCAACCGACCCCGACCGCGTGCAGGCTCCCGCCGCCGCGCCGCCGCCGGCCGCGGTCGGCGCGCCGAAGACGTTCTTCATGACGCTCGAGGGCGTTCGCAGCGAGGTCCCGGTGAAGCCCGGAGAGACGCTGCTCGCGGCCGCGCAGCGCGCGGGCTTCGACCCGTCGTTCTCCTGCCAGGAAGGCTACTGCGGCTGCTGCATCGCGAGGCTCCGCTCCGGCAAGGTGCAGATGCGAACGCACGACGCGCTGAACGCGAAGGACATCGCCAACCGCTGGGTGCTCGCGTGTCAGTCTCGCCTCGAAGGCGACGATCCGGTCGAGATCGACTTCGACGACTCCTACTGA
- a CDS encoding M3 family oligoendopeptidase, producing MVRARGFWEPGVASGVSCLRGATIHRGREGVRVSWDLSPFFASFDGQEYREFRTRLARDLAQLLADARDLGALERERIADFASLLERLEDATARSAHLASYLGCLHAADSRDEAVSRELASAASARAAQEKVYVRVRAALRDADDDLFAELCADRSLRSAGFFLSRVRERAGFSMGEAEEALAADLDATGLSAWGRLYSKLSGKLEFELELPGRPSRRVPVALTRTLLEDPDPAVRRAAFRGANSAWAHSADTTAACLNAIAGTRLALYARRGVASFLDPALFDAAISRATLDALLDAVRSRVEIPRRYLRRKAQLLGLERMGFADLLAPLPNRADERVPFENARAEIQAAFDRFHAPLGALARKAFERRWIDWEPRAGKQPGGFCSGSSLIDESRIFLTFDGAPGDASTLAHELGHAFHGATLAGSRAWARRSPMTLAETASTFAEQVLIDSSLELAKRTPARRLAILDGRLQDAAVFLLNIPARFSFEHAVYQERAHGELSVSRLCELMLAAEREWYGDSLDADDLDPWFWASKLHFYITTTSFYNFPYTFGYLFSLGLFQRARQEGPGFMPRFEALLRSTGSDTAEAIARDAFGMDLSAPDFWHESLDLVEGLLDEFLVGAAVGPGLAQ from the coding sequence CTGGTGCGAGCGCGGGGATTCTGGGAACCTGGAGTCGCATCGGGGGTCTCCTGTCTTCGAGGAGCGACGATACACCGGGGCCGCGAGGGAGTGCGAGTGAGCTGGGACCTTTCGCCGTTCTTCGCGAGCTTCGACGGGCAGGAGTACCGCGAGTTCCGGACCCGGCTGGCGCGCGACCTGGCGCAGCTTCTCGCCGACGCGCGAGATCTCGGCGCGCTCGAGCGCGAGCGCATCGCGGACTTCGCGTCGCTTCTCGAGCGGCTCGAGGACGCGACCGCGCGAAGCGCCCATCTCGCGAGCTACCTCGGCTGTCTGCACGCGGCGGACTCGCGCGACGAGGCGGTCTCGCGGGAGCTCGCGTCGGCGGCGAGTGCGCGCGCCGCGCAGGAGAAGGTCTACGTGCGCGTGCGCGCGGCGCTGCGAGACGCCGACGACGATCTCTTCGCCGAGCTCTGCGCCGATCGGAGCCTGCGCAGCGCGGGCTTCTTCCTCTCGCGAGTGCGCGAGCGCGCCGGCTTCAGCATGGGCGAGGCCGAGGAGGCGCTCGCCGCGGATCTCGACGCGACCGGGCTCTCGGCCTGGGGCCGGCTCTACTCGAAGCTCTCCGGAAAGCTCGAGTTCGAGCTCGAGCTTCCCGGTCGCCCGTCCCGGCGCGTGCCGGTGGCGCTCACGCGAACGCTTCTCGAAGACCCGGATCCGGCGGTGCGCCGCGCGGCCTTTCGCGGTGCGAACTCGGCCTGGGCGCACAGCGCCGACACGACCGCCGCGTGCCTGAACGCGATCGCGGGGACGCGGCTCGCGCTCTACGCGCGCCGCGGCGTCGCGAGCTTCCTCGACCCCGCGCTCTTCGACGCGGCGATCTCGCGCGCCACGCTCGACGCGCTGCTCGACGCCGTGCGCTCGCGCGTCGAGATCCCGCGCCGCTATCTGCGCCGCAAGGCGCAGCTGCTCGGGCTCGAGCGGATGGGATTCGCGGACCTGCTGGCACCGCTTCCGAACCGCGCGGACGAACGCGTTCCGTTCGAGAACGCGCGCGCGGAGATCCAAGCCGCATTCGACCGCTTCCATGCGCCGCTCGGCGCGTTGGCGCGCAAGGCGTTCGAGCGGCGCTGGATCGACTGGGAGCCGCGCGCCGGAAAGCAGCCCGGCGGCTTCTGCTCCGGCTCGTCGCTGATCGACGAGTCGCGGATCTTCCTGACCTTCGACGGCGCTCCCGGCGACGCGTCGACGCTCGCGCACGAGCTCGGCCACGCGTTCCACGGCGCGACGCTGGCGGGCAGCCGCGCCTGGGCGCGGCGCTCGCCGATGACGCTGGCCGAGACCGCCTCGACGTTCGCCGAGCAGGTCCTGATCGACTCGTCGCTCGAGCTCGCGAAGCGGACGCCAGCCCGTCGCCTCGCGATCCTGGACGGGCGGCTTCAGGACGCGGCGGTGTTCCTGCTCAACATCCCGGCTCGCTTCAGCTTCGAGCACGCGGTCTACCAGGAGCGCGCGCACGGGGAGCTCTCCGTCTCGCGGCTCTGCGAGCTCATGCTCGCCGCCGAGCGCGAGTGGTACGGCGACTCACTCGACGCCGACGACCTGGACCCGTGGTTCTGGGCCTCGAAGCTGCACTTCTACATCACGACGACGAGCTTCTACAACTTCCCGTACACGTTCGGCTACCTGTTCAGCCTGGGGCTGTTCCAGCGCGCCAGGCAGGAGGGACCCGGCTTCATGCCGCGCTTCGAGGCGCTGCTGCGCTCGACCGGGAGTGACACGGCCGAGGCGATCGCGCGCGACGCGTTCGGCATGGACCTCTCCGCCCCCGACTTCTGGCACGAGTCGCTCGATCTCGTCGAGGGTCTGCTCGACGAGTTTCTCGTCGGCGCAGCCGTGGGACCGGGCCTGGCTCAGTAG
- a CDS encoding carboxymuconolactone decarboxylase family protein: protein MRLQVPRIPALAPEDWSDDAKQALAAIGRPGGMPVLNIFRTLAAHPKLTKHWMVFANHVLGKNTLPPREREILILRIGWLCRAEYEWAQHVVIGKREGLSDDEITRIGIGADAPGWSDPDRALLRATDELWNDAMISDATWRELSRFLNTEQLMDVVFTVGQYNLVSMALNSFGVQLDPGLPRFPAGVDG from the coding sequence ATGCGACTCCAGGTTCCCAGAATCCCCGCGCTCGCACCAGAGGACTGGAGCGACGACGCCAAGCAGGCGCTCGCCGCGATCGGGCGGCCCGGTGGCATGCCGGTCCTGAACATCTTCCGCACGCTCGCGGCCCACCCCAAGCTGACCAAACACTGGATGGTCTTCGCGAATCACGTGCTGGGAAAGAACACGCTGCCGCCGCGCGAGCGCGAGATCCTGATCCTGCGCATCGGCTGGCTCTGCCGAGCCGAGTACGAGTGGGCGCAGCACGTGGTGATCGGCAAGCGCGAGGGTCTCTCCGACGACGAGATCACGCGGATCGGCATCGGCGCGGACGCCCCGGGCTGGTCGGACCCCGACCGCGCGCTGCTTCGCGCCACCGACGAGCTCTGGAACGACGCGATGATCAGCGACGCCACCTGGCGCGAGCTCTCTCGCTTCCTGAACACCGAGCAGCTGATGGACGTCGTATTCACCGTGGGTCAGTACAACCTGGTGTCGATGGCGCTGAACAGCTTCGGGGTGCAACTCGACCCGGGACTGCCGCGATTTCCCGCAGGAGTCGACGGATGA